AAGAATCTTGTGAAATACGGCGTGAAGAAAGAGAAAGCGTGGGAATGGGCCAACACAAGAAAGGCTTATTGGCGGATTGCCAAAAGCCCTATCTTGCATAAAGCCCTTGGTGACCAATACTGGTCAACCCAAGGGCTTAAGAGTCTGCTTAAACGATATCAAACGTTGCGTTGGACTTAAATGAAACCGCCGTATACGGAACCGTACGTACGGTGGTGTGAGAGGTCGGGGGTTAATCACCCCCTCCTACTCGATGCTTAATGAGATTGTGTTTCTGCTAGGACAACGAGCTGATCTCCTTCTTCTAGAGTGATCTTTTTACTTTCCGTGACAAAGTTAAGCTTTTCATTATTTCGTTTAATAAACAACGGTATGGATTTTTTTCTGAAAGCATCTGTATTTGTTGGGTCCCCTTCAGCAATGGCATGTGTTACAAGGGAATAGGTGGTATTGATTTTTTTATTTAATTCAGGAAACACGGCTGCTTCTCCAAATAACAAATGAGCTTTGACCGCATAAGGCAGTTCACCCTGGTTCACCTGAGCATGCTGGGAACTAGGCAGACTAAATGTATGATTAAACCCGAATTCAGGTGCAAACGTCTGAGAAACCAGAGCATTATACGAAGCATCTGCTGTCATAACCAAGATGGTGTCATATGGCGTCAAATCTGCTTCATATTGAGCATGTTCCGATAAAATCTCTCCCTTATATGTTTCAAGACCGGCATTGATTGCAGGACGTAAGCGGCCCTCTGAAGAATCAGCAAGCAACACGGGATGACCCAATTCTTTAATCTTTTGACCTAATGCAATCGAAAAGCTGCTGGCCCCGACAATTAAAACGCCGGGGGGCTGCGTATTAGCCAGGTTTAATTTTTTTGCGAGAGGGCCTAGAGTAAACCCATGCGCACATACAGTAATAAACACAAGCGCAAACGTGAGCGCCATAAGCAGTGAAGCCTCTTCATAGCCATCATTAATTAATATGGAAGCAAAATAACCAGCTACAGTCAGGGCTACAATTCCTCGTGGAGCAATCCAGCCAATAAGGGTTTTCTCCTGTTTGGTCAGTTCTGTCCCGATTGTCGGCAGCCAGATGGACAGAGGTCGAACGATAAATAACATAGCCAATACAAACCCGATAATCGGGAGTGTAAATACTTCTGCAATCGTTTCACGTGAGAGTGAGGCAGTTAATAATATAAATACGGTGGACGTCAGTAAAACTGAAATGTTTTCAACGAAATGGCTGACATTGCCAATCGATGAGACGTAACGCTTCATTCTAGCCATGGTGAGTCCCATAACGGTCACCGTTAACATGCCAGTTTCATGCATAATAATTTCGGCGCCAGTAAACGACAACAATACTGCTGAAAGAATGATGGGCGATTTTAAGTACTCAGGAAAGAATCCTTTATTAGCCAAAATGCTGATTCCCACGCCTGCAATAAATCCAAGGAGGGCCGCTAGAAATGCCGCACCAATGAATTGCAGCAAATAAGTCGCTGTTAGTGTTTCATGGGTCAGCACTTTAATCACTTCATAAGCAAATAACGCCAGCAGCGGGCCAGCAGGGTCTACAATAATTCCTTCCCACTTTAAGACAGCAGCAGTTCTTTGTTTAAGTTTCGCATTTCTGAGAAGTGGAATAATAACTGTAGGACCAGTCACAATGAACAATCCGCCTATTATAAAAGAAACTTCCAAGGTTAAGCCGGCAATATAATGGGCGGCAAGTGACCCCAGAATCCAGGACATAAACGCACCAAAGGTAATGATTCGAAATATTGATTTGGAAACGCCTTTGATTTCCCGTATATCCAGACTCGAACTTCCTTCAAATAAAATAATGGCTACAGCTAGTGATATCATTGGGCTATACAGGTCGCCCAAGGCTGTTTGCGGATTAATTAAACCTAGAATCGGGCCAATTAATAAACCACAGACCGACATTATGACGATTGAGGGCCATTGAATCCGCCATGCCAGCCACTGTGAGAATATGCCAAGCGCTAGAATTACAACGATACTTATGAGGGCTGCTTCTTCCATTTAAACACCTTCTTAGAAATATTATTGAGCATTATACATTGAATATGTATTGATATTTTACCAAAAGTTGACTTAAACAGACAGTTCAGATGTCGTATAAGCAGGAATTTCACTTCTGGTTGTTGAATCATATGCGGGAAAGATGATTTAATAAAAGCTGTTGAAAGGGGTATTGACAATGATTATGTACCGGATGCCTATTCTAATTGCACTTATGAGTATTGTCTATGTTTATATCGTTCCCTTAGAACCATTTGGCATTAAACTCGTATTCAAATTGATTCCCATGCTGATGATTTTTTATTACGCTGTCAGGATGTCTCCCAAAGAAAAACAGCCTGTTCACTGGCTGATATTATTTGCTCTCATCTTCTCAATGATTGGGGATGCCACCATCCAATGGTTTACGATTGGCTTGATTGCATTTTTCATTGGGCATGTGTTTTATATATGCGGTTTTCTAACACAATTTCGTTTCTCTGTTGTCAAAAGTCTTATCATCGTGCCTCTCGCCATTTATGGAATTTGGTTTTCAATGCGCATGGTCGAAGCTTTGCAACTGGATGACTCACAAGCTCTTATTATTCCAGTCATCCTCTATATAGCCGCCATATCGCTTATGGCCTTAACAGCCTTTATGACAGGCAGCAAGTGGGCAATGTTGGGAAGCCTTTTATTTATTGTGTCAGATTCAATCCTTGCCTGGAACAAATTTATTGGCGGCATTGACCATTCACATGCCCTTATTATGCTCACTTATTATGGGGCTCAATTCTTCATTGCCCACAGCTTGCATAACTTGGACGGCCGCAGACGCAGGTTCATATGGTAACAAACAGCCGACCGGCCACAATGCCGATCGGCTGTTTGTTTCAGTTAATCCTTGTTTCGTGAAGTTTGCCTCCATAATTTTCCTGGCCAGAAAGCGTAACGGCCAAACACAGTTGTGATGGACGGAACAAGCAGCGGACGGACTATAAAGGTATCAATCAGAATACCAATTGCGGTAATTGTCCCGAAATGCACAAGAACCTGTAACGGTAAAACGGCTAATACTGAGAAGGTCCCAGCCAGAATAAGTCCCGCAGAGCTAATCACACTCCCGGTTTCTCCAACCCCTTCATCGATTGCTTGTGTAATCGGAAAACGTTTAGCCTTGTTCCATATATTGGAGACCAGAAAGATATTATAATCCACGCCAAGTGCGACCAGAAACACAAATGAATAAAGTGGGATCAAGCCTTGTATAGCCGAAACCCCAAAGATATAATGAAGCACAAGCCAGCCGATCCCAAGCGCACTTCCGTATGACAATACAACCGTCGCTAGTAAATATAAGGTTGCAACCAATGAACGTAAGTAAACAAACAGTAAGGCGCCAATGATCAGTAAAACGATCGGAATAATAATATCCTGGTCACGGCTGGTGATTTCTTCTGTTTCATAGAGTGTGGCAGTTTCTCCCCCTACCCAGACAACATCCTCTACTTGGTTAATTCCAGCTGCTTTAAGCGCATTTTCCGTGGTCATGACGATTTCAGGAATCTGTTTAATTGCTTTATCTGAATAGGGATCAATATTAAGTGTCGCTTCCACTTGCATATAGTCACTGTTTTCAGATCCTATATGGGGATCACTAACTTTTTCAATATGGTTCATGTCAGAAAAAGCTTCTGCCAGTGGCACATCTTTCCCCTTCGTATTCACAATGACATTCACAGGAGCGGCTTCCCCTGGAGGATAATGTTCCTGAATGATTTCAAATCCTTCACGTGACGGCATGTTTTCAGGGAAAGAGTCCAAAAGTCCATAAGTGAACTGCATTTTTGGAATTACAGCGGCAAATGCACCAAATATCAGTACAAGGCTGATAATGATTCGCCATGGTTTTTCGGTTACAAGCTTGCCTAACCAACTGCTAAAACGCGTCCTTTCTTTAGGGCGGCGCAGTTTTTTTCTTTTTTTCTTCTCTAGTGCTTGAATCATTTTTTCTGTGCGTGGGATGAATGGAATAAATGCGATTCTACCCAGTAAGGAAAGTATAGCAGGCAATGCGGTCACGGCTGTAATGCCCATAATAAAGATCGCAAGGCTAAATGGCACAGCAAAACGGTTATAGGAAGCGTAAAGTGCAAGCCCCAAGGTAAGCAGGCCGAGCATTGTGGTTAATGAGCTCATCATAATTGCCCCACCGGAGTGCTTCAGTGCACGTTCAAGTGCAGTATATTTGTCTTCAACATGTCTTAATTCATCACGATAGCGGGATATAAGGAACAAGCAATAGTCCGTCCCCGCCCCGAATAAAAGGACTGTCATAATCGAAGTTGTTTGTGCATCTACCACAATCCAGCCCCATTTTGCCATAAAACCAAGGAGCGGATTAATCACGCCATAGGCAAATCCGACTGCAACAAGCGGCACAACAGCCAAAATCGGCGATCGATAGAGAACAATTAATAATACGAGCACAAGGATAACGGTAGCTATAAGCAGGGTGATATCTGCATTACCGAACAAAGCACCCGCATCAAGCTGTATTCCCACGGGACCGCTGAAGCGAACATGGAGACCTGATGCGCCCAAGTCTTTTTCAGTTAACTGTTCACCCGTGATGTCGGTTATGTATTGTTCAATTGTATCGAGACCTTTCTGCAGTTCTTCCTCGTTTGCCCCTTCATCAAAAAAAACCGGTGTTGATAATGCAGCTTGATCCTCCGAAGCTGATCCCTCCAATGCCTGGGGCGGTGCTTCTCCAAATGGAGGGATGAATTTTTGCTCTGTAATTGGTGATTCTTTAAGCTTTTTGTACAGCGACTGAACTGCTTCAAAATCCTCAGTTGTTAAACCAGACTCCCGGTACCAGACAAGCAAAAGCGGCTTTCCTGCGTCATTTGAGAATTGTTCATCCATTATTTGTGAGGCCTCGACTGACATCGCATCATCCGGCAGAAGCTGATTGGTATCGGTGGTTTGACTGTTTACTTGCGGCCAAATAACTGAAATAAGAGCAATTATGGCGATCCACAATCCCAATACCGCCCAGCGTGTTCGTTTCCCAGTCACACCCTTAGACCAAAAGTTGAGCCATTTCTTCATAAAATACCCCCTTTTTTCGTATTTCTCGTTATTCATAAAACAGCATTTCAAACTATACCCCTTTAAGTTGATTCATACACCTGGATCAATAAATAATGCCTGTTCTGGTATGGGTTTCTGCCAACAATTCAGGATCAGGATCAAAATAGACCTCCGTATACGCCGGATAAAACGTGTTATTTTCTACATAACCCGCTCCCCATGTCGGGTCCATCTCAATCCACTCCCCATTTATAAAAGCTTCCACCCAAGCATGACGCTCGACTGCTTCACCTGTCACATAATGTGCTTTTATATTTGCCGCACGCAATAAGGCTGTTGCAAGATATGCATAATCCTGACAGACGCCAGTGCCGGATTCGAGCGCAGAGAGCGCACTGTCATCAGCTCTGAAAGTATTTTGTTCTGCTTTATCCACATCATAAGCAATATGTTGTGCAACAAAACGATAAATCGCTTTTGCTTTAGATCGGTCATCCTTTTTGCCAGTCGTTAATTCTTCAGCCCATTGCTTAATAGCAGGATGTTCAGACTGGATTCCCCAGGACGGCAAAAGATCGCGGTGATCGGGCACATCGGCAACTGTATGAGTGAAGTGTGCAATCGGCTGATAATGATAGGCAGAAGGATCATCCCCCTTTTCAACATCAGGAATGCTGAATATAACCTCATATTCCCCCGGACCAAACCGAAAATACGCCTCCCCTGAAAACCGCCCGTTTTCAACAGGTATCAGGTAATTGGCTTCTAATTCTTCATCAAGAAGCACCACAGTGGCAATCACATAATCCACATCGCTGGATAATGGGGCTTCCGGTACAACTTTTCCTGAAATTGGATAAATGGCCTCATCAATTAAGGCTTCTTTGTGAAGACTTGGCTCTTCTAAAGCCACTCCGCTTGCCAAGTAGAGTTCGCTTTTTTGAAACTCGGCAAAGTCAATATCAGACTGATTATCTATGAAAAATGAAGC
This sequence is a window from Lentibacillus sp. JNUCC-1. Protein-coding genes within it:
- a CDS encoding transglutaminase domain-containing protein — translated: MRRSGVIFILSLMLTGCLGHDNEPLSKEHTAPENTEEKTASNQKVSSEVTPVKLTSYAERAGLKLDSPLQDPMEVNTGFTLSGELRDVPKTDSPVYIWVKVIPKAIIDDLDDENFHYYIPIEDGKFSTQVNMHHGAGDYQVSILIPSSKKEEADQYYDGAKFTVKNKDQEIGRDILYHELAFVNGLTITTPEKGMITSDDGTFALKGRVGNPSPGEELVVEMYKGEESELVVLPLYDGYFEEQIPLYLGKGRHHIKLFTLYKEDDNYYETASFFIDNQSDIDFAEFQKSELYLASGVALEEPSLHKEALIDEAIYPISGKVVPEAPLSSDVDYVIATVVLLDEELEANYLIPVENGRFSGEAYFRFGPGEYEVIFSIPDVEKGDDPSAYHYQPIAHFTHTVADVPDHRDLLPSWGIQSEHPAIKQWAEELTTGKKDDRSKAKAIYRFVAQHIAYDVDKAEQNTFRADDSALSALESGTGVCQDYAYLATALLRAANIKAHYVTGEAVERHAWVEAFINGEWIEMDPTWGAGYVENNTFYPAYTEVYFDPDPELLAETHTRTGIIY
- a CDS encoding MMPL family transporter, which gives rise to MKKWLNFWSKGVTGKRTRWAVLGLWIAIIALISVIWPQVNSQTTDTNQLLPDDAMSVEASQIMDEQFSNDAGKPLLLVWYRESGLTTEDFEAVQSLYKKLKESPITEQKFIPPFGEAPPQALEGSASEDQAALSTPVFFDEGANEEELQKGLDTIEQYITDITGEQLTEKDLGASGLHVRFSGPVGIQLDAGALFGNADITLLIATVILVLVLLIVLYRSPILAVVPLVAVGFAYGVINPLLGFMAKWGWIVVDAQTTSIMTVLLFGAGTDYCLFLISRYRDELRHVEDKYTALERALKHSGGAIMMSSLTTMLGLLTLGLALYASYNRFAVPFSLAIFIMGITAVTALPAILSLLGRIAFIPFIPRTEKMIQALEKKKRKKLRRPKERTRFSSWLGKLVTEKPWRIIISLVLIFGAFAAVIPKMQFTYGLLDSFPENMPSREGFEIIQEHYPPGEAAPVNVIVNTKGKDVPLAEAFSDMNHIEKVSDPHIGSENSDYMQVEATLNIDPYSDKAIKQIPEIVMTTENALKAAGINQVEDVVWVGGETATLYETEEITSRDQDIIIPIVLLIIGALLFVYLRSLVATLYLLATVVLSYGSALGIGWLVLHYIFGVSAIQGLIPLYSFVFLVALGVDYNIFLVSNIWNKAKRFPITQAIDEGVGETGSVISSAGLILAGTFSVLAVLPLQVLVHFGTITAIGILIDTFIVRPLLVPSITTVFGRYAFWPGKLWRQTSRNKD
- a CDS encoding cation:proton antiporter; the encoded protein is MEEAALISIVVILALGIFSQWLAWRIQWPSIVIMSVCGLLIGPILGLINPQTALGDLYSPMISLAVAIILFEGSSSLDIREIKGVSKSIFRIITFGAFMSWILGSLAAHYIAGLTLEVSFIIGGLFIVTGPTVIIPLLRNAKLKQRTAAVLKWEGIIVDPAGPLLALFAYEVIKVLTHETLTATYLLQFIGAAFLAALLGFIAGVGISILANKGFFPEYLKSPIILSAVLLSFTGAEIIMHETGMLTVTVMGLTMARMKRYVSSIGNVSHFVENISVLLTSTVFILLTASLSRETIAEVFTLPIIGFVLAMLFIVRPLSIWLPTIGTELTKQEKTLIGWIAPRGIVALTVAGYFASILINDGYEEASLLMALTFALVFITVCAHGFTLGPLAKKLNLANTQPPGVLIVGASSFSIALGQKIKELGHPVLLADSSEGRLRPAINAGLETYKGEILSEHAQYEADLTPYDTILVMTADASYNALVSQTFAPEFGFNHTFSLPSSQHAQVNQGELPYAVKAHLLFGEAAVFPELNKKINTTYSLVTHAIAEGDPTNTDAFRKKSIPLFIKRNNEKLNFVTESKKITLEEGDQLVVLAETQSH
- a CDS encoding lysoplasmalogenase, with the protein product MIMYRMPILIALMSIVYVYIVPLEPFGIKLVFKLIPMLMIFYYAVRMSPKEKQPVHWLILFALIFSMIGDATIQWFTIGLIAFFIGHVFYICGFLTQFRFSVVKSLIIVPLAIYGIWFSMRMVEALQLDDSQALIIPVILYIAAISLMALTAFMTGSKWAMLGSLLFIVSDSILAWNKFIGGIDHSHALIMLTYYGAQFFIAHSLHNLDGRRRRFIW